The following proteins are co-located in the Palaemon carinicauda isolate YSFRI2023 chromosome 30, ASM3689809v2, whole genome shotgun sequence genome:
- the LOC137623460 gene encoding uncharacterized protein, whose translation MFSIFDKSRTIDIIYLDFQKAFDKVSHKKLMVKITALGIIDEPSEWNENWLTNRNQRVVIDGEASEWAPVTSGVPQGSVLGPLLILTYISNIDLGLTSRIAKFFDGTKLGINAAKSEDGNEIESVDQEEDLGIIINKDLKFTKQSMKVEKKAQKLTNDIKRQFKYRNKGIVLQLNTSLGNEIESVDQEEDLKFTKKSMKVEKKAQKLTNYIKRQFKYRNKGIVLQLYTSLLESVDGWCVYHMHEIGFGLDAIYCHEVHFPSNANF comes from the exons atgttcagTATATTTGACAAAAGCAggacaatagacatcatatacctagattttcaaaaggcttttgacaaagtctctcataaaaaattaatggttaaaattacagcactaggcatcattgatgagccaAGTGAATGGAATGAAAATTGGCTGACAAACAGAAATCAGAGAGTTGTAATCGATGGCGAAGCCTCAGAGTGGGCACccgttacaagcggagtacctcaaggatctgtccttggcccattactaatTTTGACTTACATTAgcaacatagatttaggattaactagtagaatagcaaaATTTTTTGACggtactaaactaggcataaatgctgcaaagTCAGAAGAT ggtaatgaaatagaaagtgtggaccaggaggaagatcttggcattattattaacaaagatttaaagttcaccaaacagagcatgaaagttgaaaagaaagcacagaaacttacAAAtgacataaagagacaattcaaatacagaaacaaaggcaTTGTACTACAGCTGAACACATCACTA ggtaatgaaatagaaagtgtggaccaggaggaagatttaaagttcaccaaaaAGAGCAtgaaagttgaaaagaaagcacagaaacttacaaattacataaagagacaattcaaatatagaaacaaaggcattgtactgcagctgtacacatcacta ttggaaagtgtggatggatggtgtgtctaccacatGCATGaaattggttttggcttagatgccatatattgccatgaggtccattttccctcaaatgctaatttctga